One part of the Terriglobales bacterium genome encodes these proteins:
- the tsaA gene encoding tRNA (N6-threonylcarbamoyladenosine(37)-N6)-methyltransferase TrmO, giving the protein MFTSRSIGFVRSPYQNTSEVPKGPGAKHDADGVLDILSEFEPGLTDIEGFSHLIVLWEFDRSRDFELFASPPFDTRPHGVFATRSPRRPNPIGLTVVELRRRNGVELHVNGVDMIDNTPILDIKPYLSSVPSENLRRGWLAEVEARQR; this is encoded by the coding sequence ATGTTTACGTCGCGGTCCATTGGATTTGTGAGAAGTCCCTACCAAAACACAAGCGAGGTTCCGAAGGGTCCCGGAGCTAAGCACGACGCTGATGGTGTGCTCGACATCCTGTCGGAGTTTGAGCCTGGACTCACCGACATCGAGGGCTTTTCCCATCTCATCGTCCTGTGGGAGTTTGATCGTTCGCGTGATTTCGAGCTGTTCGCGAGTCCGCCCTTCGATACCCGTCCGCATGGCGTGTTTGCGACCCGATCTCCCCGCCGTCCGAACCCAATTGGCCTGACCGTCGTCGAGCTTCGTCGCCGCAACGGCGTCGAACTGCATGTCAACGGAGTCGATATGATCGATAACACGCCGATTCTCGATATCAAACCCTATCTCTCGAGCGTTCCTTCCGAAAATCTACGTCGCGGCTGGCTAGCCGAGGTTGAAGCGCGACAGAGGTGA
- a CDS encoding 6-phosphofructokinase: MRIGILTGGGDCPGLNAVIRAVVRKGIFHHKDEFIGFLEGWRGVMEDQTMKLTLDAIAGILPRGGTILRTSRTNPAKKEGGMQRCLDTLQRHNIEALIALGGDDTQSVTYKLQEMGFKVVGVPKTIDNDLSGTDFCFGFDTAVNISTEAIDRVHTTAEAHNRVIVVEVMGRDSGWIAIYSGIAGGADVILIPERPFDLNEVAETIAQRHARGRYFSVVVVAEGARLAAGIDEQIVAEKGKKDEFGHVRLGGIGTILAQELEKRTGFETRAVVLGHIQRGGSPTAFDRMLATRYGIGAIDAVHRNDFGKMVALRGTDIVTIPLKEALSRTRTVGQDLIDVALGLREPMNKVV; encoded by the coding sequence ATGAGAATTGGCATCCTCACTGGAGGGGGCGATTGCCCGGGTCTAAACGCGGTCATTCGCGCCGTGGTTCGCAAAGGGATCTTTCACCATAAAGATGAGTTTATCGGCTTCCTCGAAGGCTGGCGCGGCGTGATGGAGGACCAGACCATGAAGCTCACACTCGACGCCATCGCCGGTATTCTTCCGCGCGGGGGAACCATCCTGCGCACGTCACGCACGAATCCCGCAAAAAAAGAGGGGGGTATGCAGCGTTGCCTGGACACGCTGCAGCGCCACAACATTGAGGCGCTGATCGCGCTCGGTGGCGACGACACGCAGTCGGTTACTTACAAGCTGCAGGAGATGGGATTCAAAGTTGTGGGCGTGCCCAAGACGATCGACAACGACCTCAGCGGCACCGACTTCTGTTTCGGGTTCGACACCGCTGTGAACATCTCCACCGAAGCCATCGACCGTGTGCACACCACGGCGGAGGCGCACAACCGCGTGATCGTCGTTGAAGTCATGGGACGCGACTCCGGCTGGATCGCCATCTACAGTGGCATCGCCGGCGGCGCTGATGTAATCCTGATCCCCGAGCGCCCGTTCGATCTCAACGAAGTTGCCGAGACCATCGCTCAGCGCCACGCTCGCGGACGCTATTTCAGCGTCGTGGTAGTTGCCGAAGGCGCCCGTTTGGCTGCAGGCATCGACGAACAAATCGTTGCCGAAAAGGGAAAGAAGGACGAATTCGGACACGTTCGCCTCGGAGGCATCGGCACCATCCTCGCCCAGGAACTCGAGAAGCGCACCGGCTTCGAGACCCGCGCCGTCGTCCTTGGACACATTCAAAGGGGCGGCTCGCCCACGGCCTTCGATCGCATGTTAGCCACTCGCTACGGCATCGGCGCCATCGACGCAGTCCACCGCAACGACTTCGGCAAGATGGTTGCCCTGCGCGGAACCGACATCGTCACCATCCCGCTGAAAGAAGCACTCTCGCGCACACGCACTGTGGGACAAGACTTGATCGACGTGGCCCTGGGCCTGCGCGAGCCAATGAACAAGGTTGTGTAG
- a CDS encoding septum formation initiator family protein, with protein MPRVKEILEAVAAKLYQTRRKGATLLLCLIAAWVAYHVVFGANGTMVYAHKREEHRALNKEIQELKQENEHLAHHVDGLKNDPKTIEKEAREQLRYARPGEVIYTFPQPVRKPSMVTAEKR; from the coding sequence ATGCCAAGAGTTAAAGAAATTCTGGAAGCAGTTGCCGCAAAGCTCTATCAAACACGCCGCAAAGGCGCGACGCTGCTCCTTTGTCTGATTGCAGCCTGGGTGGCTTATCACGTAGTCTTCGGCGCAAACGGCACGATGGTCTATGCCCACAAGCGCGAAGAACATCGCGCGCTGAACAAGGAGATCCAGGAACTCAAGCAGGAAAACGAACACCTCGCGCATCACGTCGACGGATTAAAGAATGACCCGAAGACGATCGAGAAGGAAGCGCGCGAGCAGCTTCGTTATGCGCGTCCCGGAGAGGTGATCTACACCTTCCCACAACCTGTCCGCAAACCATCCATGGTCACCGCCGAGAAACGCTGA
- the cutA gene encoding divalent-cation tolerance protein CutA, translating into MSDEKLVISTAGSREEASRIATALVEAQLAACVNVVGPIDSVYRWQGKVESAQEFLLLIKTTGSRSAAVMARIRELHSYDLPEAIEVSIDGGSVEYLKWIADSVR; encoded by the coding sequence ATGTCTGATGAGAAGCTGGTGATCAGCACGGCTGGATCAAGGGAAGAAGCTTCGCGAATCGCTACGGCTCTGGTGGAGGCCCAGCTGGCTGCATGTGTGAACGTTGTTGGCCCGATCGACTCCGTTTATCGCTGGCAGGGCAAAGTCGAGAGTGCTCAGGAATTCCTACTGCTGATAAAGACCACTGGCTCCCGATCCGCAGCGGTGATGGCGCGCATCCGCGAGCTCCACTCTTACGATTTACCGGAAGCCATCGAGGTCAGCATCGACGGCGGCAGCGTGGAATATCTGAAGTGGATCGCCGATTCCGTGCGATAG
- a CDS encoding NAD(P)/FAD-dependent oxidoreductase, with protein sequence MRNTDQQRRPRVVVVGGGFGGLQAALGLAKTDVNVTILDRKNHHTFQPLLYQVALAALSPADIAAPIRSVVRGKKNVEVLIGNVVSFDVEHRRIRLEEGDEIPYDYLVIAAGATHSYFGRDDWAQFAPGLKTLEDATEIRRRVLLAFELAERETLLDRQHCPLNFVIVGAGPTGVELAGAIAEISRHVLTQDFTAIDPRRSRIVLLEGGSRVLPAYTEDLSASAQRQLEHLGVEVRTNTMVTNIEPGLVWVGDEKIEAAVILWAAGVKASPLGQALGCKIDRSGHVIVNDRLNVEGHPEIFVIGDLAHFEQNGAPVPGVAPVAIQMGQYAAKEIRRRVQNKPSQPFSYWDKGSMATIGRTKGIAQIGKIHLSGFLAWAAWLFIHLIYLIGYRNRFFVLLNWGWQYLSWHSGARLITGSDRLPGWHSHHETETPEQKKQAMG encoded by the coding sequence ATGAGGAATACCGACCAGCAAAGGCGTCCTCGCGTTGTAGTCGTCGGCGGCGGCTTCGGCGGCCTTCAGGCAGCACTGGGACTCGCGAAAACAGATGTCAACGTCACAATTCTGGATCGCAAGAATCACCACACCTTCCAGCCTTTGCTGTATCAGGTGGCGCTGGCAGCGCTGTCGCCGGCAGACATCGCTGCTCCCATCCGCAGCGTAGTGCGCGGCAAAAAGAATGTAGAAGTGCTGATCGGGAACGTAGTTAGTTTCGACGTCGAGCATCGCCGCATTCGCCTCGAGGAAGGCGACGAGATTCCGTATGACTATCTTGTGATCGCTGCTGGAGCCACACACTCCTATTTTGGACGCGATGATTGGGCGCAGTTCGCTCCCGGCTTGAAGACACTCGAAGACGCAACCGAGATTCGTCGCCGCGTCCTGTTGGCCTTCGAACTTGCCGAACGCGAGACGCTTCTCGATAGGCAGCACTGTCCACTGAATTTCGTGATCGTTGGGGCTGGGCCTACCGGCGTTGAATTGGCAGGCGCCATTGCTGAAATCTCGCGCCACGTCCTTACCCAAGACTTTACCGCTATTGATCCGCGGCGATCGCGAATCGTCCTGCTGGAAGGTGGATCACGCGTCCTGCCAGCATACACCGAAGATCTCTCAGCCAGTGCGCAGAGACAGCTCGAGCACTTGGGCGTCGAGGTACGAACCAATACGATGGTGACGAACATTGAACCAGGACTCGTATGGGTTGGAGACGAGAAGATCGAGGCTGCCGTCATCCTGTGGGCCGCAGGTGTAAAGGCCTCGCCCCTTGGTCAGGCACTAGGCTGCAAAATCGATCGCAGTGGTCACGTCATCGTCAACGACCGATTGAACGTCGAAGGACATCCAGAAATCTTTGTTATAGGCGACCTCGCGCACTTCGAGCAGAACGGCGCGCCGGTTCCCGGCGTCGCTCCGGTCGCCATCCAAATGGGGCAATATGCAGCGAAAGAAATTCGCCGCCGTGTACAGAACAAACCTAGTCAGCCGTTCAGCTACTGGGATAAAGGCAGCATGGCAACCATCGGCCGCACGAAGGGCATTGCCCAAATTGGCAAGATCCATCTCTCTGGATTCCTCGCCTGGGCAGCCTGGCTATTCATCCACCTCATCTACTTGATCGGCTATCGCAACCGCTTCTTCGTCCTGCTGAACTGGGGCTGGCAGTATTTGAGCTGGCACTCGGGAGCACGCCTCATCACCGGCAGTGACCGGCTCCCGGGATGGCATTCTCACCACGAGACGGAAACACCCGAGCAAAAGAAGCAGGCAATGGGATAG
- a CDS encoding type IV pilus twitching motility protein PilT: MNIDDLLRIAMDRKASDLHLKVGNFPHIRIDGELVSLGEQPRISAEDMLNMAFSMMSNRQKQKFKETAELDMAYGVAGLGRFRVNVFQQRGNVGLVLRVIPTKIRVLEELYLPKIIEKICDEARGLVLVTGVTGSGKSTTLAAMIDRVNAQRPEHIITIEDPIEFLHRDKRGFVNQREVEVDTPSFASALRASLRQDPDVILVGEMRDLETISTALHAAETGHMVFSTLHTLDAVETINRIISVFPPPEQKQVRMQLAATIKAVISQRLVRKADGNGRVPAVEVLLSTAFIRECITIPEKTRMIREALAAGTSQYGMQTFDQSLYDLYQQGLVTYEVALENATNPDDFKLKVQGIGSTAEAAREQMEAAGFGR, from the coding sequence ATGAACATCGATGACCTGCTCCGTATAGCCATGGATCGCAAAGCTTCCGACTTGCATCTGAAAGTTGGAAACTTCCCGCACATCCGCATCGACGGCGAATTGGTTTCGCTCGGCGAGCAGCCCCGCATCTCGGCGGAAGACATGTTGAACATGGCTTTCAGCATGATGTCGAACCGGCAAAAGCAGAAATTCAAAGAAACCGCCGAACTCGATATGGCTTACGGCGTTGCCGGCCTGGGGCGCTTCCGTGTGAACGTCTTCCAACAGCGCGGCAACGTGGGACTGGTACTGCGCGTGATTCCCACTAAGATCCGCGTGCTCGAAGAGCTATACCTGCCGAAGATCATCGAGAAGATTTGCGACGAAGCTCGCGGGCTCGTACTGGTTACGGGCGTAACTGGTTCGGGTAAGTCAACCACGCTTGCCGCAATGATCGATCGCGTGAACGCGCAGCGACCCGAGCACATCATTACCATCGAGGATCCAATCGAATTTCTGCACCGCGACAAGCGTGGATTTGTCAATCAGCGCGAAGTGGAAGTCGATACGCCATCGTTCGCATCGGCGCTTCGCGCCAGCTTGCGTCAGGATCCAGACGTGATTCTCGTCGGCGAAATGCGTGACCTGGAAACGATCTCGACGGCGCTTCACGCGGCCGAAACCGGCCATATGGTGTTCTCGACCTTGCACACGTTGGACGCGGTAGAAACCATCAACCGTATCATCTCTGTCTTTCCACCACCGGAACAAAAGCAGGTGCGCATGCAGCTTGCCGCGACGATCAAAGCCGTCATCAGTCAACGGCTCGTGCGCAAAGCCGACGGAAATGGCCGTGTCCCGGCAGTCGAAGTACTTCTCTCAACAGCGTTCATTCGCGAGTGCATCACGATTCCCGAAAAGACACGCATGATCCGCGAAGCCCTCGCCGCCGGTACGTCACAGTATGGCATGCAGACCTTCGACCAATCGCTCTACGATCTTTATCAGCAGGGACTGGTGACCTACGAAGTAGCGCTCGAAAACGCGACCAACCCCGACGACTTCAAGCTGAAAGTGCAGGGAATTGGCTCAACAGCCGAAGCGGCGCGCGAGCAGATGGAAGCGGCGGGATTTGGAAGATAG
- a CDS encoding tetratricopeptide repeat protein, with translation MSLLVIAFLLLPTASATCGGGGGGGMGGMAPGAGGGGIQPQVYYVPWKVARPADASAATGLVLYWFPSSQQELQNSSLRVSRPLSLYAAQCVSMEVADPSSPFRTKFAAEDVLPVAVLATSEGSIVGKLENKKGRLNVEDVEKLLGAEMKKREDALDNQLRAAKETAKSDKDKAIPLYRGVAEQKCMFPKKAKEAAKELKKLGVEVGEIPDAPVSDPKKGALIERTMEAGLKAELNERYLDAIQLYQKARDMDPADPTPLRYLGEAYRHYTGEWDKARKVFDSILAMQSDPMSRAVALHGLGKMTIHEGDFAKGLSLMERSVETYPLALAYRNLAVYWNSEGDQAKADAYIEQALALDPHDAYNLVFAAAFMAGNGKGDDALKIARENEALLPASYNLAAIYAQTGDRDKALALLKRHFFEYERFQAVRSEEMMEARVDAVFLSLRHDPDFVSLTSGADGMLDPSRIMTHPPAH, from the coding sequence TTGTCTCTTCTCGTGATCGCTTTCCTCCTGCTTCCGACTGCTTCGGCAACCTGCGGTGGTGGTGGCGGAGGCGGCATGGGAGGCATGGCTCCGGGCGCCGGTGGCGGTGGAATACAGCCTCAGGTTTACTACGTGCCATGGAAGGTGGCGAGGCCCGCCGATGCTTCTGCTGCCACTGGACTCGTCTTGTACTGGTTTCCCTCTTCGCAGCAGGAACTGCAGAACTCCAGTTTGCGCGTGTCGCGGCCGCTCTCTCTATATGCGGCGCAGTGCGTATCCATGGAAGTGGCTGATCCAAGTTCCCCGTTTCGAACGAAGTTCGCCGCCGAGGATGTGTTGCCTGTCGCGGTGCTGGCGACGTCTGAGGGGAGCATCGTCGGCAAGCTGGAGAACAAGAAGGGGAGGTTGAATGTGGAGGATGTTGAGAAGCTTCTCGGCGCGGAGATGAAGAAGCGCGAAGACGCTCTGGACAATCAGCTCCGCGCCGCCAAGGAGACGGCGAAATCCGATAAGGACAAAGCAATTCCGCTCTATCGCGGCGTTGCCGAACAGAAGTGCATGTTTCCCAAAAAGGCAAAGGAGGCTGCTAAGGAGCTGAAGAAGCTCGGCGTTGAGGTAGGCGAGATTCCCGACGCGCCGGTTTCCGATCCAAAGAAGGGCGCACTCATCGAACGCACAATGGAAGCTGGGCTAAAGGCAGAACTGAATGAAAGGTATCTGGACGCGATTCAGCTTTACCAGAAGGCGCGCGATATGGATCCGGCTGATCCAACGCCGCTGCGGTATCTCGGAGAGGCTTATCGTCACTACACCGGTGAATGGGACAAGGCGCGCAAGGTATTTGATTCGATTTTGGCTATGCAGTCTGATCCGATGTCGCGAGCTGTGGCATTGCACGGACTCGGAAAGATGACGATTCACGAAGGAGACTTCGCCAAGGGACTTTCGCTGATGGAGCGTTCTGTCGAGACGTATCCGCTGGCGCTGGCATACCGCAATCTGGCCGTGTACTGGAACTCCGAAGGCGATCAGGCGAAGGCGGACGCTTACATTGAACAAGCATTAGCTCTCGATCCTCATGACGCCTACAACCTGGTATTTGCAGCTGCATTTATGGCCGGAAATGGGAAAGGCGACGACGCATTGAAGATCGCTCGGGAAAATGAGGCGCTGCTGCCTGCCTCTTACAATCTTGCTGCAATCTATGCCCAAACTGGGGACCGCGATAAAGCGCTCGCGCTGCTGAAGCGGCACTTCTTCGAATACGAACGTTTTCAGGCGGTCCGTTCCGAAGAGATGATGGAGGCGCGCGTAGATGCTGTGTTTCTTTCGCTGCGCCACGATCCTGACTTCGTCTCGCTCACCAGTGGAGCTGACGGGATGCTCGATCCATCGCGGATAATGACGCATCCACCGGCGCACTAG
- a CDS encoding GNAT family N-acetyltransferase has translation MIPTLKTARLILRPMELADAEQIQLLFPKWEVVRYLTAAVPWPYPPDGAYQFCRNVALPAMERGDAWHWMLTLKSAPTQVIGSIGLMKSEGVNRGFWLGLPWQGQGLMTEACEVVTDYWFNTLKFPVLRVPKAVANTASRCISEREGMRVVALKEHDYVSGRLPTEIWEITAEEWRSRQPASRKPNQSS, from the coding sequence ATGATTCCCACCCTCAAGACTGCAAGGCTTATATTGCGTCCTATGGAACTTGCCGACGCCGAACAAATACAACTGTTGTTCCCTAAATGGGAGGTCGTCCGTTACTTGACGGCGGCGGTTCCCTGGCCTTATCCGCCGGATGGGGCTTATCAGTTTTGCCGGAACGTGGCTCTCCCAGCGATGGAACGAGGCGATGCTTGGCACTGGATGTTGACGCTAAAGAGCGCTCCGACTCAGGTGATCGGAAGTATCGGTCTGATGAAAAGCGAGGGAGTGAATCGTGGCTTCTGGCTGGGACTGCCATGGCAAGGACAGGGCCTGATGACCGAAGCATGCGAGGTAGTCACAGACTACTGGTTCAATACGCTGAAGTTTCCCGTTCTGCGCGTTCCAAAGGCAGTCGCGAATACCGCATCTCGGTGTATTTCGGAAAGAGAGGGGATGCGTGTGGTTGCTCTGAAAGAACATGATTATGTGTCTGGACGGCTTCCCACTGAAATATGGGAGATTACTGCCGAAGAGTGGCGTTCACGCCAACCTGCGTCACGCAAACCGAATCAGAGTTCTTGA
- a CDS encoding DUF3309 family protein gives MILILLIILLVLALGTAPVYPYSRGWGYRPSGALGTILLIVLILYLLRLV, from the coding sequence ATGATTCTGATTCTTCTTATAATTCTGCTGGTGCTGGCTTTGGGAACAGCTCCGGTTTATCCGTACAGCCGAGGCTGGGGCTACCGTCCAAGCGGGGCGCTCGGAACCATTCTGCTTATCGTGCTGATTCTTTACTTGCTGCGCTTGGTATAG
- a CDS encoding NAD(P)H-quinone oxidoreductase, protein MNTEQMLAAVISRPGGPEVLELRTVPRPQPESTEILVRVRASALNRADLLQRRGHYPAPPGAPTDIPGLEFAGEVEQIGSVVQLWKPGNRVMGLTGGGAHAGYLVAHERAVMEIPRSLTWEQAAAIPEAFITAHDALWIQAALRANEQVLIHAVSSGVGLAALQLTRAMGAIPSGTSRTADKLVRAKEFGLESGFLVPASPTTEEGRKWAADRAFDVVLDLAGGSYLNASLQALAHRGRIVLIGTMAGAKSEIDLGLMLGKRVRMIGTVLRARPLEEKIAVTRSFAREVLPFFESKVLHVVIDSEFPFQDIRKAHERMESNQTFGKIVLRMSD, encoded by the coding sequence ATGAACACGGAACAAATGCTTGCGGCAGTTATTAGCCGACCGGGAGGACCGGAGGTTCTGGAGCTGCGCACAGTGCCTCGGCCTCAGCCTGAATCCACCGAAATTCTTGTGCGTGTTCGCGCCTCAGCACTCAACCGGGCAGACCTATTACAACGACGCGGGCACTACCCAGCTCCACCAGGCGCACCAACCGACATTCCCGGACTCGAGTTTGCGGGAGAGGTGGAGCAGATCGGCTCGGTCGTTCAGCTCTGGAAACCTGGAAACAGAGTCATGGGTTTGACGGGAGGAGGTGCTCACGCCGGGTACCTGGTCGCGCACGAACGTGCAGTGATGGAGATCCCTCGCAGTCTTACTTGGGAACAAGCTGCCGCGATTCCGGAAGCGTTCATCACAGCACACGACGCTCTGTGGATTCAGGCCGCGTTGCGCGCGAATGAGCAAGTGCTGATCCATGCAGTCAGCAGCGGAGTCGGACTCGCAGCTCTCCAACTCACGAGAGCAATGGGCGCGATCCCTTCTGGTACATCCCGAACTGCCGACAAATTGGTGCGCGCGAAGGAATTTGGTCTCGAATCGGGATTTCTTGTGCCCGCTAGCCCCACCACGGAAGAAGGCAGAAAGTGGGCCGCGGACCGAGCCTTCGACGTTGTGCTCGATCTCGCAGGCGGCTCTTATCTCAATGCAAGTTTGCAAGCTCTCGCACACCGTGGACGAATCGTGTTGATTGGCACGATGGCAGGCGCGAAGAGCGAGATCGATCTCGGCCTTATGCTGGGCAAGCGAGTACGAATGATCGGAACCGTTCTACGCGCCCGTCCGCTGGAGGAGAAGATCGCAGTCACGCGCTCATTTGCGCGTGAGGTTCTTCCCTTTTTCGAAAGTAAGGTCCTGCACGTTGTAATCGACAGTGAATTCCCATTCCAGGATATTCGCAAGGCTCATGAGCGGATGGAGTCGAATCAGACCTTTGGGAAGATCGTACTGCGAATGAGCGATTGA
- a CDS encoding prepilin-type N-terminal cleavage/methylation domain-containing protein → MRRQEGFSLIELLIVVAIILIIAAIAIPNLLRAKMAANEASAVSSLHTIFTAEAAYYSAGWSNPGALGFSNLLQDLGDSKGCTPPKLDSACQIDGVLANATTAGTPKSGYYFTYVPMPNSSLNVGFSVQADPASRGQTGNRSFFTDQSGVIRANPSQSATSNDSPIQ, encoded by the coding sequence ATGCGAAGGCAAGAAGGATTTTCGTTAATTGAGTTGCTGATCGTTGTCGCGATCATCCTTATCATCGCGGCCATCGCGATTCCTAATTTGTTGCGCGCGAAAATGGCCGCCAATGAGGCATCAGCTGTATCCAGCCTGCACACGATCTTCACCGCGGAGGCCGCATACTACTCGGCAGGATGGAGCAATCCTGGCGCGTTAGGTTTTTCCAATCTGCTGCAGGACCTCGGTGATTCCAAGGGCTGCACTCCACCCAAACTGGACAGCGCTTGCCAGATCGATGGTGTATTGGCAAATGCGACTACGGCGGGAACACCAAAGTCTGGGTACTACTTTACGTATGTACCAATGCCAAACTCATCACTGAACGTTGGGTTTTCAGTACAGGCCGATCCAGCAAGCCGTGGGCAAACCGGTAATCGCAGTTTCTTTACCGACCAGAGCGGAGTGATTCGCGCGAATCCGTCGCAGTCGGCCACTTCGAACGATAGTCCTATCCAGTAA
- a CDS encoding NlpC/P60 family protein produces MRTQATEQLVGLGLQIQNTSLDCSHFVNSLFDAIGLSYDYQPSRVLYSGTEAFKRTFRPHTGDLIVWPGHVGIVVDPRAKTFVSALRTRVRVATYTSRYWKRRGHPRFLRYSLPITPTIAWQIGSGSEGELANKSGMN; encoded by the coding sequence ATGCGAACTCAAGCGACAGAGCAGTTGGTCGGGCTTGGTCTTCAGATTCAGAATACGTCTCTCGACTGCTCCCACTTTGTGAACTCGCTGTTCGATGCGATCGGGCTTAGTTATGACTACCAGCCATCCCGTGTGCTCTACAGCGGAACTGAGGCATTCAAGCGCACTTTTCGACCGCACACCGGCGACTTGATTGTCTGGCCCGGACACGTGGGCATCGTTGTAGATCCGCGGGCAAAGACATTCGTCAGCGCGCTCCGCACTCGCGTAAGGGTTGCCACGTACACCTCTCGCTATTGGAAACGGCGGGGACATCCACGATTTCTTCGCTACAGCCTACCGATCACTCCAACGATTGCTTGGCAGATCGGCAGTGGGAGCGAGGGTGAACTTGCAAACAAGTCCGGAATGAATTAA
- a CDS encoding beta-propeller fold lactonase family protein encodes MLALLCAGGCTQKLPNYPPAYREYAYVTNGKSNSVTVLDMRNYNSVATIPVGNNPSGVAANSQKNEIYVVNTASNSLSVIDAEQNKVIATLGLERTPYFVDVSADGTRAYVANSGSNSVSIIDIAQRRVLRNVRVGQGPGEARVSLDGRTVVVTERLGDSVSVIDAEKMAVRSSIPVCKQPTDVEILPDSGKAFVACSGSGQVAVIGLSMGEPDVPTQAPRQSGTASRRTESTVNRESGIAKADRLLSILDVGSTPVHLALKPDGGEIFVSNFGANTMSEIITSTNEVGATYLIGAGPVRALVSADNSTLYVSNFNSDTVSVYNIDDGKLVITVPVGRRPDGLALSPNQNFLFVADTAAGDVSVVRTAARQGAVLLTIIPVGQQPNAIAVKAFILRKPPAAQ; translated from the coding sequence GTGCTCGCTCTTCTATGCGCTGGCGGATGCACGCAAAAGCTGCCGAACTATCCTCCGGCCTATCGGGAGTACGCATATGTAACGAATGGCAAGAGCAACAGCGTTACCGTTTTGGATATGCGCAACTACAACTCTGTGGCGACGATTCCAGTCGGAAACAATCCGTCAGGCGTCGCCGCTAATTCGCAGAAAAACGAAATCTATGTCGTGAATACGGCGTCGAATTCCCTGAGCGTGATAGACGCTGAGCAGAACAAAGTTATTGCCACTCTCGGACTAGAGCGCACGCCGTATTTCGTCGACGTGTCAGCTGACGGCACGCGAGCCTACGTCGCGAACTCCGGATCGAACAGCGTCTCGATCATCGATATTGCTCAACGCCGCGTTCTGCGGAATGTCAGGGTCGGACAAGGCCCAGGGGAAGCCCGCGTCTCCCTCGATGGAAGGACAGTTGTCGTAACCGAGCGCCTCGGGGATTCCGTTTCGGTCATCGATGCCGAAAAAATGGCGGTGCGCTCTTCGATTCCCGTCTGCAAGCAGCCGACCGACGTTGAGATTCTGCCCGATTCGGGAAAAGCCTTTGTGGCGTGCAGCGGATCCGGACAGGTAGCGGTCATCGGCTTAAGTATGGGCGAGCCCGACGTGCCGACTCAGGCCCCAAGGCAATCAGGAACTGCCTCTCGCAGAACAGAATCGACAGTAAACAGAGAATCTGGAATTGCAAAAGCGGATCGCCTGCTGTCCATTCTGGACGTGGGGTCCACGCCGGTTCATCTCGCCCTCAAGCCCGATGGCGGTGAGATCTTCGTCAGCAATTTCGGCGCGAACACGATGTCAGAGATCATAACTAGCACAAACGAGGTGGGAGCTACCTACCTCATCGGCGCTGGACCGGTTCGCGCTTTGGTGAGCGCCGACAACTCCACTCTCTACGTCAGTAACTTCAATTCCGACACGGTCTCGGTTTACAACATTGACGACGGCAAACTTGTCATAACGGTACCAGTGGGGCGTCGTCCAGATGGGCTGGCTCTCTCGCCCAATCAGAACTTTCTGTTCGTTGCAGATACCGCCGCTGGCGACGTAAGCGTGGTCCGAACTGCGGCTAGGCAGGGAGCGGTGTTGCTCACTATCATCCCGGTCGGTCAGCAACCGAACGCGATCGCGGTAAAGGCATTTATTCTGCGCAAACCGCCAGCCGCGCAGTAA